A genomic region of Tsukamurella pulmonis contains the following coding sequences:
- a CDS encoding DNA-methyltransferase has protein sequence MPPRRIGPPKFSLDTLFEQGVMHGDALDYLPKLPKSSVDLFFTSPPYADARAYSRIHPDNYVEWFMPFAEAMFEATADSGSLIVNIKNRVANRGELRGQRHPYVYQLVLAMQEMGWRWIETYIWAKPNAVPGRFGPRTKDSFEYVYHFARGDKPFFDLDSIRVPYKASKAEIERRKQDKLGRRSTEAGFGRDRTKTYLLGGADPGNVVSVPQTYNQHKGVAHTAAMPEGLAEFFVKAASPDGGVVVDPFAGSGTTVVVARRHGRRAGGFELHEDFVTEARRRIRDDEADDLPGSIAAFG, from the coding sequence ATGCCGCCGCGTCGTATCGGACCCCCGAAGTTCAGCCTCGACACCTTGTTTGAGCAAGGTGTAATGCACGGGGACGCGCTCGACTACCTCCCGAAGCTTCCCAAGAGCAGCGTTGACCTCTTCTTTACATCGCCGCCCTACGCGGACGCACGTGCCTACAGCAGAATCCATCCGGACAATTACGTCGAGTGGTTCATGCCGTTTGCTGAGGCGATGTTTGAGGCGACCGCCGACTCAGGCAGTCTCATTGTCAACATCAAGAATCGGGTCGCGAACCGGGGCGAGCTGCGAGGCCAGCGGCACCCCTACGTGTATCAGCTGGTCCTTGCGATGCAGGAGATGGGTTGGCGCTGGATCGAGACGTATATCTGGGCAAAGCCGAACGCGGTTCCCGGACGATTTGGGCCGCGGACAAAAGATTCGTTCGAGTACGTGTATCACTTCGCACGGGGCGACAAACCATTCTTCGACCTGGACAGCATCCGGGTACCATACAAGGCTAGTAAGGCTGAAATCGAGAGACGGAAGCAGGACAAGTTAGGACGCCGATCGACAGAGGCTGGCTTCGGTCGCGACCGCACGAAGACTTATCTCCTTGGCGGTGCAGATCCCGGCAATGTTGTGTCCGTCCCGCAGACGTACAACCAGCACAAGGGAGTAGCTCACACGGCAGCCATGCCGGAAGGCCTTGCTGAGTTCTTCGTCAAGGCGGCTTCCCCGGATGGTGGCGTCGTGGTTGATCCGTTCGCCGGCAGTGGAACCACAGTCGTTGTTGCCCGGCGTCACGGACGCCGCGCCGGCGGTTTTGAGCTCCACGAAGACTTCGTCACTGAAGCGCGCCGCCGGATCCGTGACGACGAGGCGGACGACCTCCCGGGGTCGATCGCAGCCTTCGGATGA
- a CDS encoding MarR family winged helix-turn-helix transcriptional regulator — MSLVNLDPPQGLSLAVLRFVRHLQGQRRGGSGVTLTQLSALHTLADGGPMTPTQLAERERVQAPSMTRLLGKLHDLELVDRRPHPTDGRQMIVALTEAGERAIAAEEHEQWLPNQLRALTADDRATLASAAAILNGIRLGDGLCESASDRVQAGSL; from the coding sequence ATGAGCCTCGTGAACCTCGATCCACCCCAGGGCCTGAGTCTTGCCGTGCTGCGGTTCGTGCGACACCTGCAAGGACAACGACGTGGCGGGTCGGGGGTCACGCTGACCCAGCTGTCCGCGTTGCACACGCTCGCCGACGGCGGGCCGATGACACCGACTCAGCTCGCTGAGCGCGAACGAGTGCAGGCGCCGAGCATGACTCGCCTTCTGGGCAAGCTCCACGACCTCGAGCTGGTAGATCGCCGCCCGCATCCCACGGATGGGCGCCAGATGATCGTTGCTCTCACCGAAGCGGGGGAGCGGGCGATCGCGGCCGAGGAGCACGAGCAGTGGCTTCCCAACCAACTGCGCGCACTCACCGCCGACGACCGAGCGACCCTCGCGAGTGCGGCGGCGATCCTCAATGGCATTCGACTTGGCGACGGACTTTGCGAATCCGCGAGCGACCGAGTGCAGGCAGGTTCCCTATGA
- a CDS encoding cutinase family protein, producing MVSNSRRTGAVVAAFLFAFALMGFGGAPAQAAPGPAPAPAPATFKNTGGCGTMQVIAAPGTTETSVNARPNEARGMLGGWGQQLQQKVPGAQVTMTPYPAQVGPFAGSMPLQQSRAIGVQNMMTQVQTAARNCPNTPIVLAGYSQGAEVAGSLCSGIGNGKVPGVAARQIRSCELFGDPGRGSTDLNMGGPNAPGAGALGNGRDYGELANRTYSACNIGDPYCSFRAQDVASGLGGSSGFAQRQMTQDFLNFKWPWAGSNGLPQKLADSLGSFAGLPAHTMYGQGTNFGGQSALGSSVSRLAGAPNATPLAPASTAVAGVPLAPAPGAGTGLTNVNGNGIGQTVGGIFGLGR from the coding sequence ATGGTTTCGAACTCACGGCGTACTGGTGCCGTCGTCGCAGCGTTCCTCTTCGCGTTCGCGTTGATGGGCTTCGGCGGTGCTCCGGCGCAAGCAGCTCCCGGCCCGGCCCCCGCGCCCGCGCCGGCCACCTTCAAGAACACGGGCGGCTGCGGCACCATGCAGGTGATCGCGGCGCCCGGCACCACGGAGACGAGCGTCAACGCTCGCCCGAACGAGGCTCGTGGCATGCTCGGCGGCTGGGGGCAGCAGCTCCAGCAGAAGGTGCCCGGGGCGCAGGTGACGATGACGCCGTACCCGGCTCAGGTCGGGCCGTTCGCGGGTTCCATGCCGCTCCAGCAGTCCCGCGCGATCGGCGTGCAGAACATGATGACGCAGGTCCAGACCGCGGCCCGCAACTGCCCGAACACCCCCATCGTCCTCGCCGGCTACAGCCAGGGCGCCGAGGTGGCGGGTTCGCTGTGCAGCGGCATCGGCAACGGCAAGGTCCCCGGCGTCGCTGCCCGGCAGATCCGCTCGTGCGAGCTGTTCGGCGACCCGGGCCGCGGTTCGACCGACCTGAACATGGGTGGCCCGAACGCGCCCGGTGCTGGCGCACTCGGCAACGGCCGCGACTACGGCGAGCTGGCCAACCGCACCTACAGCGCCTGCAACATCGGCGACCCGTACTGCAGCTTCCGCGCACAGGACGTGGCCTCCGGCCTCGGCGGCAGCTCGGGCTTCGCCCAGCGGCAGATGACCCAGGACTTCCTGAACTTCAAGTGGCCCTGGGCCGGTAGCAACGGGCTGCCGCAGAAGCTCGCGGACTCGCTCGGATCGTTCGCAGGTCTGCCCGCCCACACCATGTACGGCCAGGGCACGAACTTCGGCGGCCAGTCGGCGCTCGGCTCGTCCGTCAGCCGACTGGCCGGTGCGCCCAACGCCACTCCCCTGGCGCCGGCCTCCACCGCTGTCGCTGGTGTTCCGCTCGCCCCGGCGCCCGGTGCGGGAACGGGCCTGACGAACGTGAACGGCAACGGGATCGGGCAGACCGTGGGTGGCATCTTCGGGTTGGGCCGGTGA
- a CDS encoding LGFP repeat-containing protein — protein sequence MTRGRGWRWRSAIAVTAVAVIGSAAGPVASADQIVAGKKVQGQIETTYFSLSGPAGLGDPVTEELPDRRGGRFQAYKLDSSIYWSPGLAPLNNAFQVGGAIRARWGQKNWEVGALGYPISDELRITETFTFPGVKIPIALGHRVTGAWNDFQGGSIMWSPSTGAQIVWGKIREEFLRNGGPSKYGWPVAEEQRTATGWSQQFEKATITYPPAQSPAQ from the coding sequence GTGACCCGGGGACGGGGCTGGCGGTGGCGCAGTGCCATCGCCGTCACGGCGGTCGCGGTCATCGGCTCGGCCGCCGGCCCGGTGGCCTCCGCGGATCAGATCGTCGCAGGCAAGAAGGTCCAGGGCCAGATCGAGACCACCTACTTCTCGCTGAGTGGGCCTGCAGGCTTGGGCGATCCCGTCACCGAGGAACTGCCCGACCGCCGCGGCGGCCGCTTCCAGGCGTACAAGCTCGACTCGTCGATCTACTGGAGCCCCGGCTTGGCGCCCCTGAACAACGCCTTCCAGGTCGGAGGTGCGATCCGGGCACGGTGGGGGCAGAAGAACTGGGAGGTCGGCGCGCTGGGCTATCCGATCAGCGACGAGCTCCGGATCACCGAGACCTTCACCTTCCCCGGCGTGAAGATTCCGATCGCGCTCGGGCACCGAGTCACTGGAGCGTGGAACGACTTCCAGGGCGGCTCGATCATGTGGTCGCCGTCGACGGGTGCGCAGATCGTCTGGGGCAAGATCCGCGAGGAGTTCCTCCGCAACGGCGGCCCGAGCAAGTACGGCTGGCCCGTCGCGGAGGAGCAGCGAACGGCGACGGGATGGTCTCAGCAGTTCGAGAAGGCCACCATCACCTACCCGCCGGCGCAGAGCCCCGCGCAGTAG
- a CDS encoding DUF6551 family protein — translation MTTIEAPINDTTRDVFHAAIALDEMFVDRRYQRDLDERRARKIGADWDRRLVGIIDVSDRGEGEDPRYAVVNGQHRYAAASHSGKASHLVAVVHTGLTLEEEAALFRDLDATTKKLSVWDRWKARRAAGDHTVVGIDRIAEGFGFRVMQGGNPAYLTCLSTLERTYQDDPQFLSQTLELITDVWPDDAAATKAGIVRGLFEIVRTERCDSGRLADTLSDVTPSQVHARAVDSTKTYGGQQWQAVVRVIVHLYNKSGRSKVHVAEVLE, via the coding sequence ATGACCACCATCGAAGCCCCCATCAACGACACGACCCGGGACGTCTTCCACGCCGCGATCGCGCTCGATGAGATGTTCGTCGACCGCCGGTATCAACGCGACCTCGACGAGCGTCGAGCACGCAAGATCGGCGCCGACTGGGACCGCCGCCTCGTCGGCATCATCGACGTCTCCGACCGCGGAGAAGGGGAGGACCCGCGCTACGCCGTCGTCAACGGGCAGCATCGCTACGCGGCCGCTTCGCACTCAGGCAAGGCCTCACATCTGGTCGCCGTCGTACACACCGGCCTGACCCTCGAGGAGGAGGCCGCCCTGTTCCGCGACCTCGACGCGACCACTAAGAAGCTGTCGGTCTGGGATCGCTGGAAGGCCCGTCGCGCGGCCGGCGATCACACCGTCGTCGGCATCGACCGCATCGCCGAAGGCTTCGGCTTCCGGGTGATGCAGGGCGGCAACCCCGCCTACCTGACGTGCTTGTCGACGCTGGAACGGACCTACCAGGACGATCCCCAGTTCCTCAGTCAGACACTCGAACTCATCACCGACGTCTGGCCCGACGATGCCGCAGCAACGAAGGCCGGCATCGTCCGCGGCCTCTTCGAGATCGTCCGCACCGAGCGCTGCGACTCCGGCCGTCTCGCCGACACGCTCAGCGACGTCACGCCCAGCCAGGTCCACGCTCGCGCCGTCGACTCCACCAAGACCTACGGCGGGCAGCAGTGGCAGGCAGTCGTCCGCGTGATCGTCCACCTGTACAACAAATCCGGCCGCTCCAAGGTGCACGTCGCCGAGGTCCTCGAATAA
- a CDS encoding ParB/RepB/Spo0J family partition protein has protein sequence MSTKKKTVSRLGGYRHLAGGNSDPDDTSDVGAPGGVVGGLAAAQAVAGHRVRQVDPKDLIPHPFNDPKRSEENAGEKWPVLLQSVQAQGVRLPALVVTRHAFLAARPNLADTLPEGTYVVIYGHRRAAAARAAGLTSMPAAVDDEVMKNNGDLDLMALENIGREDLDPMAEARMFARYSEEVGLTQEKIADRLGFNQTTVSRRLALLLLGEEAVAAVESGQLSATAAAALAGTLPYGPVRAWQKAGRTGEQNSEERRQDQALALVRILDGNESASRAAERVRDERTSRRRAAQLGIKVVADAAVELGGPVREVDSDSADPASVVGTIDPVTGSLLLWGTATTVEFAADDVDAEAPPATVQDVPASEGVTTESDPTPPRKPKKETKAGEKVADAATNPSRSDSAPAQAPGDREADERAEAAEGRMAACAAAVQQVPGKNDLVEILAAAIAHGIDTSSSRVQAQADVWPPTGDGKASGGSYGAHAAVAWRRVLAGYEVAAAAAGEHWGPAQATYVELLATRVRSYQPTAWERRVMHGA, from the coding sequence ATGAGCACCAAGAAGAAGACCGTCTCCCGCCTTGGTGGATATCGCCACCTCGCAGGCGGCAACTCCGATCCCGACGACACTTCGGACGTCGGCGCTCCTGGCGGCGTCGTCGGAGGCCTTGCTGCCGCGCAGGCAGTCGCTGGCCACCGCGTGCGGCAGGTTGATCCGAAGGACCTGATCCCACACCCGTTCAACGATCCGAAGCGATCCGAGGAGAACGCAGGGGAGAAGTGGCCCGTACTCCTGCAGAGTGTCCAGGCACAGGGCGTTCGTCTTCCCGCTCTGGTGGTGACCCGTCACGCCTTTCTCGCGGCTCGGCCGAATCTGGCCGACACGCTTCCCGAGGGAACCTACGTCGTCATCTACGGCCATCGGCGCGCGGCAGCAGCTCGTGCCGCCGGGCTCACGTCGATGCCGGCCGCCGTCGACGACGAGGTGATGAAGAACAACGGCGACCTCGACCTGATGGCGCTCGAGAACATCGGCCGCGAGGATCTCGATCCCATGGCAGAAGCACGGATGTTCGCCCGGTACTCCGAAGAAGTGGGGCTGACGCAGGAGAAGATCGCCGATCGGCTGGGATTCAACCAAACCACCGTCTCTCGCCGATTGGCACTGCTGCTGCTGGGCGAGGAAGCCGTCGCCGCGGTCGAGTCCGGCCAGTTGTCGGCGACCGCCGCGGCCGCCTTGGCCGGCACCCTGCCGTACGGGCCAGTGCGGGCCTGGCAGAAGGCCGGCCGGACCGGCGAACAGAACTCCGAGGAGCGTCGCCAGGATCAGGCGCTCGCCCTGGTCCGCATCCTCGACGGGAACGAGTCCGCTTCGCGAGCGGCAGAACGGGTCCGCGACGAGCGGACATCACGCCGCCGTGCCGCGCAGCTGGGCATCAAGGTCGTCGCGGACGCTGCGGTGGAGCTCGGCGGTCCAGTCCGTGAGGTCGACTCGGACAGCGCCGACCCTGCCTCGGTCGTCGGCACGATCGACCCGGTGACCGGTTCCCTGCTGCTGTGGGGGACTGCGACCACCGTTGAGTTCGCCGCGGACGACGTGGACGCCGAAGCGCCTCCTGCGACGGTGCAGGACGTGCCCGCGTCCGAGGGCGTAACGACGGAGAGCGATCCCACGCCGCCGCGCAAGCCGAAGAAGGAGACGAAGGCCGGCGAGAAGGTCGCAGATGCGGCGACGAATCCGTCGCGCTCCGACAGCGCTCCCGCTCAGGCCCCTGGCGATCGGGAGGCCGACGAACGTGCCGAGGCCGCCGAAGGCCGCATGGCTGCGTGCGCGGCGGCGGTGCAGCAGGTGCCAGGGAAGAACGACCTCGTCGAGATCCTCGCCGCGGCGATCGCGCACGGCATCGACACCTCCTCGTCACGAGTGCAGGCTCAGGCCGACGTATGGCCACCGACAGGTGACGGCAAGGCCAGCGGCGGCTCATACGGCGCCCACGCCGCCGTGGCATGGCGCCGCGTACTCGCGGGCTACGAGGTCGCCGCGGCGGCGGCAGGGGAGCACTGGGGGCCTGCGCAGGCCACGTACGTAGAGCTGCTCGCCACCCGCGTCCGTTCCTACCAGCCGACTGCCTGGGAGCGCCGCGTTATGCACGGTGCATAA
- a CDS encoding ParA family protein — protein MGTYIYAGNWGSSGKTTTAVTEAALLAAMGKRVRLVDLDPQANASTLLGHPHAGHEPGSADPRSVADVLRAKASVSDVERPARIVQDIVEETGEAVYDDAHVIENLTVVPAIRSSLDQLPVEIASQPGMVMNLQDALASADKVDVTLIDCPGSMNLLVTAGLLAADQDGEDRGLITCVKPSGKETEGIPDLLDQIRVLRKMYKADIDLVSIVPCLVPAKGAVYEQQMEGLRYTFGDLVAPPVRHTVIVDEAYTNYTPLPYYGYRAKPIVRDYQAVVDHQIKQGLFKQRKRVAS, from the coding sequence ATGGGAACGTACATCTACGCAGGAAACTGGGGAAGCTCAGGTAAGACCACCACAGCCGTGACCGAGGCGGCGCTGCTCGCTGCGATGGGGAAGCGCGTACGCCTGGTGGACCTCGATCCGCAGGCAAACGCCTCGACGCTGCTCGGCCATCCTCACGCCGGTCATGAGCCGGGTTCGGCGGATCCGCGATCTGTGGCTGACGTGCTGCGCGCGAAGGCCTCCGTCTCCGATGTGGAGCGCCCCGCGCGGATCGTCCAGGACATCGTCGAGGAGACCGGCGAGGCGGTCTACGACGATGCCCACGTGATCGAGAATCTGACCGTGGTGCCGGCGATCCGCAGCTCGCTCGATCAGCTCCCGGTCGAGATCGCGAGCCAGCCCGGCATGGTGATGAACCTGCAGGATGCTCTGGCGTCGGCGGACAAGGTCGACGTGACGCTGATCGACTGCCCGGGCAGCATGAACCTGTTGGTGACCGCTGGCCTCCTTGCCGCGGATCAGGACGGCGAGGACCGGGGGCTGATCACCTGCGTGAAGCCGAGCGGTAAGGAGACCGAGGGCATCCCGGATCTACTCGATCAGATCCGCGTGCTTCGGAAGATGTACAAGGCCGACATCGACTTGGTCTCGATCGTTCCGTGCCTGGTGCCGGCCAAGGGAGCCGTGTACGAGCAGCAGATGGAGGGTCTCCGATACACGTTCGGAGACCTGGTCGCTCCGCCGGTCCGGCACACCGTGATCGTCGACGAGGCGTACACGAACTACACGCCGCTGCCTTACTACGGGTACCGCGCGAAGCCCATCGTGCGGGACTACCAGGCGGTCGTGGACCACCAGATCAAGCAGGGCCTGTTCAAGCAGCGCAAGCGCGTCGCATCCTGA
- a CDS encoding ATP-binding protein — MTAPQPSPYTPGTVADHDFGLPGRASQGEAINERLSYVSTFQKFNGRIRVDVGPRGVGKTSLLRAAQHAAEQQGFATVFVTAGDDVPFLEVLSAEFTELSHRWQDTARAQIAAAAKNLTIAVGPLSLKTAGPVAVAAARRGASRALQTLVRAATKEAQNDGAVGLAIFVDEVQAADADGLKALAYAWQHMQSEDADLPATTFAAGLSHSPDVIRSAVSFAERFQYKHLRNLDDGAAAAALSGPANRLGVTWTPEAATRALTFGRNYPYFIQLIGDETWRAAGNPAAGTVLTTEHVQRAEEEFASTQRDFFRGRWNDASDAEMRMLSAMALLGETDIRRRDIAAALNVRTESLSFVRSSLLDKGLIEDTSYGRLSFTAPGFAEYIRVEVLGRDADLVPGEEPDEDSPLDRILAATQSIGPSPSNSGPAIEPTPPPAARDPQVDPRGTNDNERGD, encoded by the coding sequence GTGACCGCGCCCCAGCCCAGTCCCTACACGCCCGGTACCGTCGCCGATCACGATTTCGGCCTCCCCGGGCGAGCCTCCCAGGGGGAGGCGATCAACGAACGCCTCTCGTACGTCAGCACCTTCCAGAAGTTCAACGGCCGCATCCGCGTTGATGTCGGCCCCCGCGGCGTCGGCAAGACCAGCCTCCTGCGAGCTGCACAGCACGCCGCAGAGCAACAGGGCTTCGCCACGGTCTTCGTCACCGCTGGCGATGACGTGCCGTTCCTCGAGGTCCTCAGCGCAGAGTTCACCGAGCTGAGCCACCGCTGGCAGGACACGGCACGCGCTCAAATAGCGGCTGCAGCAAAGAATCTCACCATCGCGGTAGGACCGCTCAGCCTCAAGACCGCTGGCCCGGTTGCCGTCGCGGCCGCCCGCCGTGGCGCGAGCCGAGCCCTGCAGACCCTCGTTCGCGCCGCCACCAAGGAGGCACAGAACGACGGCGCCGTCGGGCTCGCTATCTTCGTCGACGAGGTCCAGGCTGCGGACGCCGACGGCCTGAAGGCCCTCGCCTACGCCTGGCAGCACATGCAGTCCGAGGACGCAGACCTTCCGGCTACGACCTTCGCCGCTGGCCTGAGCCACAGCCCAGACGTGATCCGCTCCGCGGTCTCCTTCGCGGAGCGCTTCCAGTACAAGCACCTCCGCAACCTCGATGACGGCGCCGCGGCCGCGGCCCTCTCGGGCCCAGCGAATCGCCTCGGCGTCACCTGGACGCCCGAAGCGGCGACTCGTGCGCTCACCTTCGGCCGGAACTACCCGTACTTCATCCAGCTCATCGGTGATGAGACATGGAGAGCTGCCGGCAACCCAGCGGCCGGCACCGTCCTCACCACAGAGCACGTCCAGCGGGCCGAGGAGGAGTTCGCGAGCACCCAGCGGGACTTCTTTCGCGGACGGTGGAACGATGCGAGCGACGCGGAGATGAGGATGCTCAGCGCGATGGCACTTCTCGGCGAAACGGATATCCGCCGACGAGACATCGCGGCGGCACTCAACGTCCGCACCGAGTCGCTGAGCTTCGTGCGCAGCTCGCTGCTCGACAAGGGACTCATCGAGGACACCAGCTACGGGCGCCTGTCCTTCACGGCTCCCGGATTCGCCGAGTACATCCGCGTCGAGGTCCTCGGCCGCGACGCCGATCTCGTACCAGGCGAGGAACCCGACGAGGACAGCCCACTGGACCGGATCCTCGCCGCGACCCAATCCATCGGGCCGAGCCCGTCGAACAGCGGGCCGGCAATCGAGCCCACTCCCCCGCCGGCCGCGCGCGATCCGCAGGTCGATCCGCGCGGTACGAACGACAACGAGCGCGGGGACTAG